In the genome of Drosophila kikkawai strain 14028-0561.14 chromosome 2R, DkikHiC1v2, whole genome shotgun sequence, the window ACTGAGGAACAGAGACGGCAACAGCAGTTCCGAGAATTTGGAGCAGAGCGTTAGAAGCTTCGAGAACACACAGCGTGGCGATGACAGAGACGGCGAGATAGGCGGCGGTAgaagcggcggcagcggcgatgaCAGAGACGGCGAGATAGGCGGCGGTAgaagcggcggcagcggcgaagaCAGAGACGGCGATATGGGCGGCGGCAGAGGTGAAGGCAGAGATGGAGATAGAAACGGCGACAGACGCGAAGAGCGAGACGGCGATAGAAGCGGCGTCAGAGGCAATTCTGGCGAAATTGGTGTGCAGCAAAACGGAGGCAGATTTGAAACTAGCGGCTTGTTGTCACCCGGCTTTAACATGGCCAGGGAAATCTTAATGGATTTCACTGAGAAAGTGTCTGTGCGGTCGTGGATTGCGCAATACGAGAATATATCAGCGTTATATTCTCTGTCAGACATGCAGCGACGTGCTTTGCTGATCAGCAAATTGAAGGGAAATTCGTTGGAATGGATGCATGCTGATGCAGGGCGGTTTGCGAAGCCTGTTAATGAGTTGCTGGAACAACTCAAGTTGGCGTTTGGAGGCATCGAGTCCAAGTCTGTCCTACGTCGCAAGTTCGAAGCGCGTAGTTGGTCTCCAAATGAGCAGTTTGCCACATACTTTGGCGAGAAATGCAGACTGGCTCGAGATGTCGCAATGGACGAGGACGAACTACTGGATGGGCTCGTGGAGGGCATTCCAGTACTAAGCTTGCGTACACAGGCCAAGCTCCAATGTTTTGATGGCCCGGAGAGGATGCTGAGGGCGTTTGCAGACATTAGGCTCCCAGCAAGGGGGCCAGCCATGGCGAAATTGGCGGCAGCGAAGGCGGTTCCAGCGAGCAGCGAGACTCGTTGCTTCAATTGCAACGCGAAGGGGCACTGGAAGAGGGAGTGCACTAAGCCAAAGAGGTCGCCAGGTTCGTGCTACGGATGCGGCGCAGAGGATCACCGGATTGCTGAATGCCCCGGAAATAAGAAGAAGGCAGAAAACAATTATGtaagattgttgaaaattttttgcAGTGAATATCCTAACCAGCCTATTATTACAGAGTGCCAAATAGATTCGGGAAGCCCAGTTTCATTTATTAAGCGTTCATATGTACCAGCGAATATTAAATTAGAACCTCAAGAAGAGAGTTATTTTGGaataaacaaaagcttattgaaaagttttggaaaaatattatgctttatattaaaaaatgaaataaagatttggtttaaattaattgtagtGGCTGATGAATCTATGGGCTGTAATATTGTGCTGGGTAGAGATTTTATGAAAGTTTGTGGTCTAGAAATTGATTTGGAAGCATTGAAAATTGTAACTGTAGAGTGTGTTGAAACTGATGTCGAGAAGAAAGCGAAAGAGCTTTCCAACAATTGTATGGAACTAAAAAATGCAGGAATAAAATTAGGCGACATAAAGTTAGGTACAAGATTAGGAGATAGTTATTTGGATGAACAGTTAGGTGAAAGGTTAGGTGAAAAGAATTTAGGTAAAACTTTAGGTGAAAAGAGTTTAGGTACAACATTAGAGGAAAAGAGTTTAGGTACAACATTAGAGGGAAAGAGTTTAGGTACAACATTAGAGGGAAAGAGTTTAGGTACAACATTAATTAGAAACAGTTTAGGTACAAGCTTAGGTAAACAAAGTTTAGGTACAATTTGGAATGAGAATTTTGAAGGTACAGTTTTGAATAAAGATTCATTGTGGAATGCATATGAGGAAGATGTAAGGATAGGTGGAACAAACAATTTCGATGAGCAACTTTTAGGTACAAAGAAGTTAGATGAACCAATGGGAGTTTTGGaggaaaattttgaaaaggaaatgatgcaaataaatatgttagAGCATGAGAAGGAAGAAAGGGTTTATGATATTGGAGAACAGGTTAGTTATACAgacaaaataaagttaattggAATATTAGAGTCGAATTATATACATGTTCCGAgacctgaattgccgaaaagTAGATgtgaaattaatataattctgGAGAACTCAAAACCATTTAGTTGTGTACCTAGGAGGCTATCGTATAGTGAAAAGGAAGCGTTACAGAAATTGTTAGATGAATACTTAGAAAATGGAATTATTCAAAGTAGTAGGTCTGAATACGCTTCTCCAATAGTGTTAGTGAAGAAAACGAGTGGCGAGCTTAGACTATGCATCGATTTCAGAAGGCTAAACAAAATTATGGTCAAAGATAATTATCCAATTCCTTTAATTGATGACTTATTGGATAAATTGGTTGGAAAATCGGTATTTACAAAATTGGATTTAAAGAATGGGTACTTTCATGTGTTCGTGAACAAAGATTCGGTGAAGTATACATCTTTTACAACGCCATTAGGACAGTTTGAGTTTTTACGTATGCCAATGGGTTTGAAAACAGCGCCTCAGGTATTTCAAAGATTtgtgaatgatattttttctgaTATGATTCGAGAAAATAAGGTTATAATATACATGgatgatattttaattgcaagtCACGATATCAAAGaacatttagaaatattagTAGAAGTATTTAGGAGATtagtggaaaataaattagaactTAGAATGGATAAATGCAAGTTTCTACAAGATAAGGTAAAATATTTAGGTTTCTTAATTTCAAAGGAAGGAATAAAAGCTGATGAGAAGGGACTAgaagcaataaaaaattttccaattccGAGTAAAGTGCAAGCTGTACAAAGTTTCTTAGGTTTGTGTTCTTATTTTCGACGATTTATAAAGGACTTTTCGATATTGGCAAAACCTCTATATGACCTGTTGAGAAAAGATAAGACGTTCGAGTTTGGGAAAGCAGAGTTGGATTGTTTTACACTTTTGAAGGATAAATTAGTAGCAGCCCCAGTGCTGGCTCTATATGATCATAGAGATGATGTTGAGCTTCATTGCGATGCGAGTGCGTTAGGTTTTGGAGCTGTACTGCTGCAGAGGAAGGAAGATAAGAAACTACACCcaatattttacttttcgaAGAGATCCACTCCGACTGAGGCGAAATATCATAGCTTTGAGTTAGAGACGTTAGCTATTATTTATGCACTTAGAAGGTTTAGGATATATTTACAGGGTAAACCTTTCAAAATCGTCACAGACTGTAACTCGTTAACATTAACTCTGAATAAGATAGACTTAAACCCGAGAATTGCGAGATGGGCTTTAGAGCTACAGGAATTTGATTATGAATTGAAGCACAG includes:
- the LOC121502943 gene encoding uncharacterized protein, with protein sequence MDLNISDITVVQLKRWLEVLKLSTKGTKNELFARLAKVPVEVRGSAPENCTEMDQQILQPDVESRELDMESGEEMQIEVQTLENLRVEIAKAQKKLENLNRQIGNEDTENEGGENAQLRNRDGNSSSENLEQSVRSFENTQRGDDRDGEIGGGRSGGSGDDRDGEIGGGRSGGSGEDRDGDMGGGRGEGRDGDRNGDRREERDGDRSGVRGNSGEIGVQQNGGRFETSGLLSPGFNMAREILMDFTEKVSVRSWIAQYENISALYSLSDMQRRALLISKLKGNSLEWMHADAGRFAKPVNELLEQLKLAFGGIESKSVLRRKFEARSWSPNEQFATYFGEKCRLARDVAMDEDELLDGLVEGIPVLSLRTQAKLQCFDGPERMLRAFADIRLPARGPAMAKLAAAKAVPASSETRCFNCNAKGHWKRECTKPKRSPGSCYGCGAEDHRIAECPGNKKKAENNYSAK